From the genome of Lampris incognitus isolate fLamInc1 chromosome 17, fLamInc1.hap2, whole genome shotgun sequence:
cctggaGGTCAGAAGATTAAACAAAAAGGTAAGCTGCTGAAATATCCAACGCGTCCTTGCTCAAGATTTTGAGCTTTGCAAATGTTCAGCCACTGGCAGTGCGCACATCCATAAATGCCATCAAATTTACCAAACAAAAGATAACCTTTTCTACACttggtgtatacacacacacccaagctgGTAACTTACTGTCACTGtcttccctccagctcctctgcaTGTCATACTCCTGTTGCAGAGTCAGAGGTTCTGACGCCGTTAGCTGCTGCAGCTCAGGAGACTTCATCCATTCATGATATCTGACAGTGTTAGACAAGGGGATTATGTATGGTTTAGGAGCAGCAAGACACCGAAAACCAtggcaaatgggggggggggggggggggtctatgggCCAGAGAATATGATTCGCCAAAATCAAGGGTCTTTCTGTTCAAAATGAATCCCATCGTGTAAATAAGTCAGTCTGTAACGGCCATGCATTAGCTCCGTTACATGCAAGCAATCCGAAAgtggtacacacacagacacacacacacacacacacacacacacacacacacaccaactcaaCTCAAGGTGAGTGTTTCACGATACAGCATCCCTTGTTACGGGGATGATTTACCTGGGCACATGGTCTGCATTGTACGGCACCAACACCACTTTTTCTCCCTCTAGTAAAGTATTTTCATTTATCCTCATgacggaaaaaaaaccaaaaccccaGCACGAAACAGCAGAATTGACAACGTTAACAAACGTATATCAAAATGTATTTCTCCCAGAGGCCGCCTCACATTTCCTCCAGTAAACGGTCCATTTCCGTATTCTTCTATCGTTGGTTCCGCCTAATGTGACTCAACACGACACGAAGGTGTATGTCGCCCTCTACTGGGATGTATTAGACGGTGCAGAAGATTGGCTTGACAAAGTCTGGTCAAAATGGACAGCAAATAATTTACTGAAGCTCAGAACTTCAAGAGGAATTCAGTTTTTACTCTTCTGAAAAGGTTGAATAAGACAATTGTATCAGAGGCGAATGTATAATAATACTTTATTGCAATATTTATTTCTGTGGAAATAATTAGCAAATTTCATGACAGAACAttcatttttgtattttttccgtgtgcgtgcttgtgtgagtgtgtgcagatctgtgtgcgtgtatgtgtctgTGCTTGTTTTGTTGTGCACATGTGGgcgtgtgtttctttgtgtgtgtgcatgaatggtCAAATGCCCCTGCCCAGTCCGTGCCACTGTTTAACCAACTCCTGTGGTGTGTTGACCATGTCCATCCAGTGCTGCAGCTGTGGCCCTCTAGCATACATGAAAGGACCTAACACCACCACTCCTAGCAGAGCTGGAGGATCTGGGAGAAAATTCGAGACAGGATGATTGGATAAGCAGCTAGCCTCTGTCTTTGATACACTTTACTCTTGCTTCTACACAGGTAAGATCTGACGGGCAGTGTAGCAGTGAGCAAATGGTAGTGAAATGGCAATCTGAAAATTAATTCAGGTGCCTTTCATGGATTATTTAATTTTGCCCAGCACATATACACCATATTGCAACCTCTGCACGCCAGGCTAGCTTATGGAGTTGCAAAGAATAGAATACATgtgaaatacataaataaaatctGTTTAAGCTATAAAATCAGATTTGACTGTGGGTCATTGAGGAAGTAAATATAAAAATCTATTCAGGCAGGGATCAATATATTCACCATGTCTGTCATGCATCATATGTGAGGTCCAACTACAAATATCATAAgacaagctacaatcctgaagattgtcaTTATTATTTAACCTATGGGCACTGGTAATTACGGTTGCATTTGAGCAATCcgaatcccagagatccattgGAAAGGAAACCGGTGCTTTTGTACATCTTATCCACTGCCAaataaaaaacacattggtgaacatGAGTTTTCGCTATTGATGTAGTATCTGTTTGTGAAGGCCTTTTACAAGCTTGGTCTGCCATACCTGCTTTTTGGCCATAACTTTGCTTTTTCTTCGGTCTCACCATTACCTGCCTTATTATTTTACATATGACTGCTGAGGTGAAGAAGTAAATCCCTACATATCATGTTCTTTTTCCTGGTATAGTCCTACCCAACAATAATTAAAAGGAGCAACTAACTTCAGGGTTGTAGCATTCAGCCTTTTAATATCAACTGTTAAGAGCACATACACAAGTGCATTGTGTACTTTGTGTATGTACTGCTTTGTATTTTGGAAATGAAATTGATTATAATATTGCAATTTTCATTCATGTTTGCACTTTTGGATATTCTGTCAAACAATTAATTCGACAGTTACCTGAATGAATGGTGTTTGGCTGCTGCAGCTCCAACCGCACACAGGCCTCGTCCAGCTGCTGGGGTCGGAGTTTAAAGGTCATCCTGTAGTTGAAGTAGGGGTCGACTTCCCCCTTTACCACAGAACTTTGTTTGGTCTTAACCACCTGAGTGTGTATCTGCAGactcaccagtacacacacacctaggagatGTATGCCACACGTGggcaacaaacacatacacacacacacattaacatatGTCTTCTCTCACCTCTCTATTCTGGGAACCAGAGTATCAGCGGCCACAGAGGACAACTCTGTACACAGCTCTACATTAAAGCATGACGTGTTCAAGGACAAATATCAACAGGCACCTTGACTGCATTACCTGTCTCTGTTAGCAGCTGTAGGCCACGTGCCCTCAATACTACCACAGTGAGGCGCTGTAACGATGGACTGTAGTTCAGAGATACCTGCACATCACCTAGCTCAGAACactgacacagagagacagacagagagagagagagagagagagagagagagagagagagagagagagagagagagagagagagagagagagagagagagagagaggaaagagatggATTATGAAACTGTGTGCCAGTGGTGTATGCCAAAGTGCCAAGTGTGTGCACATGtcaagtatgtatgtgtgtgtgtgtgtgtgtacctgagtgtcttcctctgtctccaaGTCTCTCCAGAGCACCCTGCCGGCCTGACCTAGCTCCCCCTCCAGGGGGAACAACACCCTGCCCACCGCATGGCGCTTACCCCCCTGCTCCACACTCAGCACGCACACACTTAGTGagctctgagacacacacacactcgacacCTGAAAGAACGTGTGTGTAGCAGAAGGTGAGGTAGGTTTGATGACAGCAGCTATAACGTTAACAGATGCTAGTTGTATTTATTTTTGTCTACACGGCTGCATATATTTGAGGTTTAAAGAGTGCGactgtgtgtgatgtgtgatgtggtgtgtgtgtgtgtgtgtgtggcgggaagGGGGGGGCTTTTGGAAACATGCGTAACACAGCATATTACAAGAGTTCTGGAAACTTAGAAACTTGAGTTTGCTCACTTGAAAAACAAAGTAGTCGTTAAACTCGGGGTCAGGTCCAGTTCCTCTGGCTTTTGCCTGGCGAGGGCGACGGTCATCAGGGAGGAGCCGGAGTTCGACCAAGGTGGCATTACCATGGAAACGGGGTGGGAGATTGCCAAGGCGGAGCAGCGAGACCATTAACCGTTCTCTACTGTGTCGATACTCTACCGCAAAGCACAGACGGGTGGCCATGCCGGGTGGAGGAGCCACCACCTCATTCAGAATAGGAGCACAATACAGACCAGCCAACACTGTACCTACTGGGTACCAgcctgggcagagagtaaggaaGAAGAGGGGATTGAAACTGTAATGGGGTTATTTCCTCTATTAAAACAACATATTTGGATATAAATTTTAGTATACTGTACATATATAGTGATATATACTGTAAATATATATAGTGAGTGACAACGTTGGTAGCGTAAGGTCTCAAAATATCATTGGGCTTACAGGAGTCTTAAAAGATTCCTCTGTGATTGAGTTTTAGGACATTTTTTTTACATGGCAACTTCTTCAAAAAGCATATGAATGCATATTCTGAAATAAATATTCATTTGTAATCATCCAGAAGAGTTTTTTGTATGAGGGGGCTCATACATTACGACAGGAAATGTTTCTATTCTGCTCTTTAATGTTCACAACAATTATCAAATTATTTTTCCAACTGTAGATCATGTTTGTTTCTAACAAACTATTATCTGTGCAGTGAAGAttgaaaacacaaaaatacaATAACTTTCAACATGGGCAATCCCTGATAGACACGTAGCAACATAGCAATAGATAAAAGGAAAGCGTGTCAGATAACTTACTCCTTACTGTAAGTGATCCACGATGAGCCAAAATGTCCCTTGGCTGCTCCATCTCCATGTCCATCCCCACCTCAGCCTCCCCCTCCATTCTTCCATGAACATGGTTGCGAGGCTTGAAGCGAGGGGGCAGGGTGAAGGGGACCTCATTAGAACTTTAAATGAGAAGGAGGGAGGAAGATTATCAAAGAAGAGAACCTTCATTTAAACCCTTTGATGGGTCTGATCCAGGATTGAAACATATGCAAAAAAGTGGCTCTAACACAGAAAAGCAATGATGTCAAAAGATTGTTTGCATGTCTTTATTTTCAGATGAATTCACTGACCTCTTGACAAGTTATGGTAGTAGACAGCCAAATATGAGATTTTGTATTTAAAACTACAATGAGGAGTTTTTCACTGAGTAATTATCAATGTCGGTTTCTTATGTCGGTTCCCGACATAAGAAAATACAAGCAGGTCGGATTCCTCACGAAATCTGACAAAATGATTTATGGCACACAGACGGGATACATAACTTACCTTATATCGTTGTAAAGCTTACGAACAACTgtttttacaaaaaaaacacTACATCTCTCTTCAAAATGTATGCATGCTCTACCAGAGGGTGGATGTCAACCTTTGTAACAAGAGGAAATGCCTATATGCAAAATGGGGTTCTACTGTGAAACAATACCAGTTTTGTCAACAGGAAGAactcaaaatcaacaaaaatccaattttttttattttgcaattacaaaacataacaaaatacatttatacacagaGATACATACATAAACAAATACAATTAAAACACTTGCCAGGGGGAAGGAATGCTATGAGACCACAGATGAGTATAGATGTATAGTTTTCATTCCTTTCACATTGGTAGATGACCTAATAGTATCCAAATAATGTTCAAGTTCATTTTTGAATGCAGTGAAAGGAggtttatctatccatccattatctgaaccgcttatcctgctcttagggtcgcgaggatgctgaagcctatcccagcagtcattgggcggcaagcggggagacaccctggacaggccgccaggccatcacagggcagacacacacacacacacacacacacacacacacacacacacacacacacacacacacacacacacacacacacacacacacacacacacaattt
Proteins encoded in this window:
- the syt15 gene encoding synaptotagmin-15, yielding MSDRMLMLAVGLSVGFLLLLLSCVLVCHLWRRRRGQKQYQELVSTVPKLPACTAPVLLVSQSAWFSSNEVPFTLPPRFKPRNHVHGRMEGEAEVGMDMEMEQPRDILAHRGSLTVRSWYPVGTVLAGLYCAPILNEVVAPPPGMATRLCFAVEYRHSRERLMVSLLRLGNLPPRFHGNATLVELRLLPDDRRPRQAKARGTGPDPEFNDYFVFQVSSVCVSQSSLSVCVLSVEQGGKRHAVGRVLFPLEGELGQAGRVLWRDLETEEDTQCSELGDVQVSLNYSPSLQRLTVVVLRARGLQLLTETGVCVLVSLQIHTQVVKTKQSSVVKGEVDPYFNYRMTFKLRPQQLDEACVRLELQQPNTIHSDPPALLGVVVLGPFMYARGPQLQHWMDMVNTPQELVKQWHGLGRGI